A genomic segment from Gopherus evgoodei ecotype Sinaloan lineage chromosome 6, rGopEvg1_v1.p, whole genome shotgun sequence encodes:
- the GLRX gene encoding glutaredoxin-1: MTQKFVQSKIKSDKVAVFIKPTCPYCQNAVKLLKKYPFKKDHLEFIDITTEDDMDGIQDYFQQTTGARTVPRVYIGEVCIGGYSDLAALEEQGKLSQKLKEIGAL; this comes from the exons ATGACTCAGAAATTTGTGCAGAGCAAAATCAAATCTGATAAAGTGGCTGTTTTTATAAAGCCAACCTGTCCTTACTGCCAGAATGCAGTGAAATTACTCAAGAAATATCCCTTCAAGAAAGACCACCTGGAATTCATTGACATCACCACCGAAGATGATATGGATGGCATTCAGGATTATTTCCAGCAGACAACAGGGGCAAGAACA GTCCCCCGTGTGTATATTGGAGAAGTCTGCATTGGTGGATATTCTGATCTGGCTGCTTTAGAAGAGCAGGGAAAACTCTCTCAAAAGCTAAAGGAAATTGGTGCTCTATAG